The DNA sequence TTATAATCAAAGGAATATTTAAAATATATTTTCAAATTAGAAAATATAAAAAAATAAAATATAATAAGGAGGAAAATGCAAATGAGATCAGCAAGTTCTATAAAAAATCTAATGGATACAACTCTTGAATCTATTAGATCTACAATAGATGCTAATACTATAATTGGAGATCCAATAAAAGCTGAAAACACAGTTGTTGTTCCAATTTCTAAAGTAACTATAGGGTTTGGGATAGGTGGAGGAGAGTATTCAAGAGGAAAAGTTGATAATAGGCATAAAGAATTAGATAATGTGGATGATTCAAATTTTGCAGGTGGTAGTGCAGGAGCAGTATCACTTCAACCAGTAGCTTTTGTTGTCGTTGAAAATGGAGAAACTAGACTTATGAGTTTGGATCATAATATAAACATGGTAGACAATATTTTGAGTGTAACGCCTAAAGTTTTAGAAAAAATTCAAAAATTAAAAGGTAGTAATGAGGAAGTTAAAAATAATAAAGAATGCTAAAATATAAATAAAAACCATGGAAATTAAACTTGATATTTCTATGGTTTTTATTTATTTTTTTAAAAAATACTATACTTTATATAAAAATATTAAAAAAATATGTATAATAGTATTATTAAAATAAGTCTATATTTTGGCAAAATACCGTAAATTTTACTAAATTATATAAATTCTTAAACATTAAATATAATAAATATTTTATA is a window from the Paraclostridium sordellii genome containing:
- the ytfJ gene encoding GerW family sporulation protein, giving the protein MRSASSIKNLMDTTLESIRSTIDANTIIGDPIKAENTVVVPISKVTIGFGIGGGEYSRGKVDNRHKELDNVDDSNFAGGSAGAVSLQPVAFVVVENGETRLMSLDHNINMVDNILSVTPKVLEKIQKLKGSNEEVKNNKEC